Proteins found in one Ovis canadensis isolate MfBH-ARS-UI-01 breed Bighorn chromosome 20, ARS-UI_OviCan_v2, whole genome shotgun sequence genomic segment:
- the LOC138425353 gene encoding olfactory receptor 2B2-like, with amino-acid sequence MWVSNQSSLDDFILLGFSDRSWLETPLFAIFLVAYISALFGNISVILVSHLDPQLDSPMYFFVSSLSLLDLCFTTSTVPQMLVNLWGPEKTISYGGCVAQLYISLALGSTECILLAIMAFDRYAAICKPLRYPIIMNQRRCIHMATGTWISGFANSLVQSTLTVLTPRCGQRVMDHFFCEVPALLKLACADTHVNEAELNVLGALLLLVPLSLILGIYVFIARAVIRIRSAESRWKAFNTCASHLLVVSLFYFTAITMYVQPPSSYSRDRGKIMALFYGIITPTLNPFIYTLRNKDVKAALRRALTKEFWVRTR; translated from the coding sequence ATGTGGGTCAGTAATCAGAGCTCACTAGATGATTTTATCTTACTGGGATTTTCTGATCGATCCTGGCTGGAAACACCACTCTTTGCAATCTTTCTGGTGGCTTACATCTCTGCCCTGTTTGGAAATATCTCTGTTATCCTAGTTTCTCACCTGGATCCCCAGCTGGACAGTCCCATGTACTTTTTTGTCTCTAGTCTATCCCTTCTGGATCTCTGCTTTACTACCAGTACTGTCCCACAGATGCTAGTCAACCTTTGGGGACCAGAAAAGACCATCAGCTATGGTGGTTGTGTTGCCCAGCTCTATATTTCCTTGGCCTTGGGTTCTACAGAATGCATACTTCTAGCCATCATGGCTTTTGACCGTTATGCTGCTATTTGCAAGCCCCTTCGCTACCCAATCATCATGAACCAGAGACGCTGTATCCACATGGCCACTGGGACCTGGATTAGTGGCTTTGCTAACTCCCTTGTTCAGTCCACTCTCACCGTGTTGACCCCAAGATGTGGACAGAGGGTGATGGACCATTTCTTCTGTGAAGTTCCTGCTCTTCTGAAACTAGCTTGTGCAGATACCCATGTGAATGAGGCTGAGCTCAATGTGCTAGGGGCTTTGCTACTTCTGGTGCCCCTCTCCCTCATCCTGGGCATTTATGTGTTCATTGCCCGGGCAGTAATCAGAATCCGCTCTGCTGAAAGTCGCTGGAAGGCCTTTAATACCTGTGCTTCACATTTGCTGGTGGTCTCTCTCTTCTACTTTACAGCCATCACTATGTATGTCCAGCCTCCCTCTAGCTATTCACGGGACAGAGGGAAGATCATGGCGCTCTTCTATGGAATCATCACACCCACACTCAATCCATTTATCTATACACTGAGGAACAAGGATGTCAAAGCTGCCCTTAGAAGGGCACTAACTAAGGAATTTTGGGTCAGGACAAGATGA
- the LOC138425169 gene encoding olfactory receptor 2G3-like: MGMNSSSVKEDFVLVGFSDQPNLEKILFVVVLVSYLLTLVGNTVIILISSTDSKLRTPMYFFLTHLSLVDICFTTSIVPQLLWNLRGPAKTITALGCAVQLYVSLALGSTECVLLAVMAFDRYAAVCKPLHYAAVMNPRLCQALAGLAWMSGIGNTLTQSTVTLWLPHCGHRWLHHFFCEVPSMIKLACVDIHANEVQLFIASLVLLLLPLALILMSYGHIVKAIIRIKSVQAWRKALGTCGSHLMVVSLFYGTITAVYIQPNSSYAHTYGKFISLFYTVVTPALNPLIYTLRNKDVKGALGRLFHRARDKREAWRTSQ; the protein is encoded by the exons ATGGGCATGAACAGTAGCAGTGTCAAAGAAGACTTTGTCCTGGTGGGCTTCTCTGATCAGCCCAACCTAGAAAAGATACTCTTTGTGGTTGTTTTGGTATCGTATCTCCTGACTCTGGTGGGAAATACAGTCATTATTCTGATCTCCTCTACAGACTCTAAACTCAGAAcacccatgtactttttccttaCTCACCTCTCCCTAGTTGATATCTGCTTTACTACCAGTATTGTCCCCCAGCTGCTGTGGAACTTAAGAGGACCAGCCAAAACCATAACAGCCCTGGGCTGTGCTGTCCAGCTCTACGTCTCTCTGGCTCTGGGCTCCACTGAGTGCGTCCTCCTGGCTGTAATGGCTTTTGATCGCTACGCTGCAGTGTGCAAACCTCTTCACTACGCAGCTGTAATGAACCCACGGCTGTGCCAGGCTCTGGCAGGGCTTGCGTGGATGAGTGGAATAGGAAACACTCTCACCCAGAGCACTGTTACCCTCTGGCTGCCTCACTGTGGACACCGGTGGCTCCATCATTTCTTCTGTGAGGTACCCTCAATGATTAAACTTGCATGTGTAGACATCCACGCCAATGAGGTCCAGCTATTCATTGCTTCATTGGTCTTGCTCCTCTTGCCCTTAGCACTGATATTGATGTCCTATGGACATATAGTCAAGGCAATTATTAGGATCAAGTCAGTCCAGGCCTGGCGCAAAGCCCTGGGGACATGTGGATCCCACTTGATGGTAGTATCCCTCTTCTATGGGACCATTACAGCTGTTTACATCCAGCCCAACAGTTCTTATGCCCATACGTATGGGAAATTCATCTCCCTCTTCTACACAGTAGTGACTCCAGCCCTCAATCCTCTCATCTACACACTGAGGAATAAAGATGTGAAAGGAGCACTGGGAAGACTTTTTCACAGAGCCAGAGAC aagagggaggcatggcgt acaaGCCAATAG